A window of the Gossypium arboreum isolate Shixiya-1 chromosome 2, ASM2569848v2, whole genome shotgun sequence genome harbors these coding sequences:
- the LOC108466979 gene encoding phosphoenolpyruvate carboxykinase (ATP) 1, with protein sequence MAANGNGVSTTPKSPLARIQTQKNGGICHDDSGKPVKAQTIDELHSLQRKRSAPTTPLDGVQGAFATISEDERQRQQLQSISASLASLTRGTGPKVVRGDPAGKVQSVSHVAHHHHIEAPTISVSDSSLKFTHVLYNLSPAELYEQAIKYEKGSFITSTGALATLSGAKTGRSPRDKRVVIDDTTQDELWWGKGSPNIEMDEHTFMVNRERAVDYLNSLDKVFVNDQFLNWDPQNRIKVRIVSARAYHSLFMHNMCIRPTPEELENFGTPDFTIYNAGQFPCNRYTHYMTSSTSIDLNLARREMVILGTQYAGEMKKGLFSVMHYLMPMRQILSLHSGCNMGKDGDVALFFGLSGTGKTTLSTDHNRYLIGDDEHCWSDNGVSNIEGGCYAKCIDLSREKEPDIWNAIKFGTVLENVVFDEHTREVDYGDKSVTENTRAAYPIEYIPNAKIPCVGPHPKNVILLACDAFGVLPPVSKLSLAQTMYHFISGYTALVAGTEDGIKEPTATFSACFGAAFIMLHPTKYAAMLAEKMQKHGATGWLVNTGWSGGSYGSGNRIKLPYTRKIIDAIHSGSLLNATYHKTEVFGLDIPTEIEGVPSEILHPENTWADKKAYKETLLKLAGLFKKNFETFTNYKIGKDNKLTEEILAAGPNFQFLEQ encoded by the exons ATGGCGGCCAATGGGAACGGAGTTTCGACGACGCCGAAGAGTCCGTTGGCGAGGATTCAGACGCAGAAGAACGGTGGAATCTGTCATGACGATAGCGGGAAGCCTGTTAAGGCTCAGACGATCGACGAGCTTCACTCTTTGCAGAGGAAGAGATCGGCGCCGACGACTCCTCTTGACGGCGTTCAGGGTGCCTTTGCCACCATTTCTGAAGATGAGCGCCAGAGGCAGCAGCTCCAGTCCATCAG TGCGTCGTTGGCGTCACTCACTCGAGGAACAGGGCCGAAAGTGGTGAGAGGGGACCCGGCAGGGAAGGTTCAATCGGTGTCGCATGTGGCGCACCACCACCATATCGAGGCGCCAACCATTAGCGTCAGTGACAGTTCCTTGAAATTCACTCACGTCCTATACAACCTCTCTCCTGCAG AGTTGTATGAGCAGGCGATAAAGTATGAGAAGGGTTCTTTCATTACTTCAACCGGTGCACTCGCCACCCTATCCGGAGCCAAAACCGGTCGGTCACCGAGAGATAAGAGAGTTGTTATCGATGACACTACCCAAGATGAGCTTTGGTGGGGAAA GGGCTCACCCAATATTGAAATGGACGAGCATACCTTCATGGTGAACAGAGAAAGAGCTGTTGATTACTTGAATTCTCTGGACAAG GTTTTCGTGAATGATCAATTCTTGAACTGGGATCCACAGAACAGAATCAAAGTTCGGATTGTGTCTGCTAGAGcttatcattcattgttcatGCATAACAT GTGTATCCGACCCACTCCTGAAGAGCTGGAGAATTTCGGTACTCCGGACTTCACTATATACAATGCTGGGCAGTTCCCGTGTAATCGTTATACACACTACATGACATCCTCTACTAGCATAGATCTTAATCTTGCTAGGAGGGAAATGGTCATCCTCGGCACTCAATACGCCGGGGAAATGAAGAAGGGTCTTTTCAGTGTTATGCATTATCTCATGCCTATGCGTCAAATCCTCTCGTTACATTCTGGATGCAATATGGGAAAAGATGGAGATGTTGCCCTCTTCTTTGGATTGTCAG GTACGGGTAAGACCACTTTGTCTACCGATCACAACAGGTATCTGATCGGTGATGACGAGCATTGTTGGAGTGACAATGGTGTGTCGAACATCGAAGGTGGTTGCTATGCCAAGTGTATTGATCTTTCAAGGGAGAAGGAGCCTGATATCTGGAATGCCATTAAGTTTGGAACTG TGTTGGAAAATGTTGTTTTCGATGAACATACGAGAGAGGTGGATTATGGTGACAAATCAGTTACAG AGAATACTCGTGCGGCCTATCCGATCGAATACATTCCAAATGCTAAGATACCATGCGTCGGTCCTCATCCTAAGAATGTCATTCTTTTGGCATGTGATGCCTTTGGTGTCCTTCCACCTGTGAGCAAGCTGAGCCTGGCTCAAACCATGTACCATTTCATTAGCGGTTACACTGCTCTG GTGGCTGGCACGGAAGATGGTATTAAGGAGCCAACAGCAACGTTCTCGGCTTGCTTCGGTGCGGCGTTCATCATGTTGCATCCTACCAAATATGCAGCCATGCTTGCTGAGAAAATGCAGAAGCATGGTGCAACAGGGTGGCTTGTCAACACCGGGTGGTCTGGTGGAAG CTACGGGTCTGGAAACCGTATCAAGTTACCCTACACTAGGAAAATCATTGACGCCATCCACTCTGGTAGCCTCTTGAACGCGACTTACCATAAAACAGAGGTGTTCGGGCTAGACATCCCCACCGAGATCGAGGGAGTGCCTTCCGAAATCTTGCATCCAGAGAACACC TGGGCTGATAAGAAGGCATACAAGGAAACCCTGTTGAAATTGGCTGGGCTATTCAAGAAGAACTTTGAGACCTTCACTAATTACAAGATTGGGAAAGACAACAAGCTGACAGAGGAAATCCTGGCAGCTGGTCCAAACTTCCAATTTTTGGAGCAATGA